One window of the Bacillus sp. 2205SS5-2 genome contains the following:
- a CDS encoding efflux RND transporter permease subunit has protein sequence MKFLRFIVNRKILVGLLVSFVLALGGYAIFQLDKELFPPLDFDGAYVSVTAGEMPAIEVERNITTPLEQQILSMNGVEDVNSTSSIGRSSLNVTFERGKGEELSKEVERIANTALNTPGVQDVFSDQYSTTQSYEFYMDLSDGDMAEMTTFAKGTLKPRLEALPEVGDVMLSGIQEQELAIEFDRDKVIQKGVSLQQAISAITEANTAATLGKLSGEDNTPTLRWNTTLENVENIKAVKIPTPTGYLAIEDIATVSLQPLENSSFVWKNGSKDLIFIQVGRGSNYTQIDMANAVRAELQSIRDENLITGFEMNEMVALADYVQESLDGVTNNIIIGGVIAIVILMLFLRNLRATLIIGLSIPTSILLTFLTMWLLNYSFNILTLVGLGLGVGMMVDSSIVILESIYHKKEQGFSKLEAVIKGTKEVASAVFASMLTTIVVFVPIGLLGGEMGRFMIMLSVVVAITLTSSVIVSFTLIPSLSENFLKLRKKTVNRKESNFTTGYSKMISWVVKKKRSSFAVVTLFFLFFVGSLLLITKIPMTIMPDMFNRYAEIAVSVETGVSVADKEKIITEMTESLSKVEDVDTAYIMDEGSMLYTIINMTKGEDITKEQQEVNEDIFRSLRALEDTTPIESVASAMTGGGGSPVQVTIQGEKFADLQTLAADFQSELEAITGIVGVTTSIERTSIEEVITLKEGPIQEAGLTSTQIKQFIEQAFIDMPVGSISIENETTPIKVRWKEKTDETSEVLNLMIPTLNGEKLLSSFIELSSIDTPNEISHKNGERFISISADIEDTDLGTVNRKVQNLISDFETPSGYSISVAGDLEAQQELIMEMLMILAISIFLVYLVMAVQFNHLIHPVVVMSVIPMTIVGVILGLFITQRELSVMSGMGVIMLIGIVLNNAILLIDRTNQLRNQGLSVQDALVGAGKDRIRPIFMTTFTTAGGMVPLALASGSSGNYQAPMATVIISGLLFATFITLLLVPAVYRLFSSLGVGISQVGRSKKKEKNSESSTPSVPEVI, from the coding sequence ATGAAATTTTTAAGATTCATCGTAAACAGAAAAATTCTTGTAGGTTTACTAGTTTCATTTGTATTAGCATTAGGAGGATACGCAATTTTCCAACTAGACAAAGAATTATTCCCTCCACTTGATTTTGATGGTGCCTATGTTTCAGTAACGGCCGGAGAAATGCCTGCTATTGAAGTCGAACGAAACATTACCACGCCTCTAGAACAGCAAATTCTTAGTATGAATGGAGTGGAGGATGTTAACTCCACTTCTTCAATCGGGAGAAGCTCTCTTAATGTCACCTTTGAACGTGGAAAAGGGGAAGAGCTTTCTAAAGAAGTCGAAAGAATTGCCAACACTGCCTTAAATACGCCTGGTGTTCAGGACGTTTTCTCCGATCAATACAGCACAACGCAAAGCTACGAATTTTATATGGATTTATCAGATGGGGACATGGCGGAAATGACTACCTTTGCAAAAGGAACCCTTAAACCTAGACTAGAAGCACTCCCTGAGGTTGGAGATGTCATGTTATCGGGGATACAAGAACAAGAACTTGCGATTGAATTCGATCGTGATAAGGTAATTCAGAAAGGAGTAAGCTTACAACAAGCCATCTCTGCTATCACAGAAGCGAATACCGCTGCCACTCTTGGTAAGTTAAGCGGGGAAGATAATACACCGACCCTTCGTTGGAATACCACTTTAGAAAATGTCGAAAATATTAAGGCTGTCAAAATCCCTACACCTACTGGCTATCTCGCAATTGAAGACATTGCCACCGTTTCTTTACAACCTTTAGAAAACTCATCATTTGTTTGGAAAAACGGATCAAAGGATCTTATTTTTATACAAGTAGGACGCGGTTCTAATTATACCCAGATTGACATGGCCAATGCCGTTAGAGCTGAACTACAATCGATTCGTGATGAAAACTTAATCACAGGATTTGAAATGAATGAAATGGTTGCACTGGCCGATTATGTTCAGGAATCATTGGATGGGGTTACGAATAATATCATCATCGGTGGTGTGATCGCCATTGTGATTTTGATGCTTTTCTTACGAAACTTACGTGCAACCTTGATCATTGGTTTATCAATCCCTACCTCCATTTTGCTAACATTTTTGACAATGTGGCTATTAAATTACAGTTTTAATATCCTAACTTTAGTGGGTCTTGGTTTAGGGGTTGGGATGATGGTTGATTCCTCCATTGTTATCCTAGAATCCATTTATCATAAAAAAGAGCAAGGCTTCTCTAAACTTGAAGCCGTCATTAAAGGAACAAAAGAAGTTGCATCTGCCGTGTTTGCGTCAATGCTTACCACTATTGTTGTATTTGTTCCCATCGGGTTACTTGGAGGCGAAATGGGCCGTTTTATGATTATGCTATCAGTTGTAGTAGCCATCACGCTGACTAGTTCAGTAATTGTATCCTTTACACTAATCCCATCACTTTCAGAGAATTTCTTAAAGCTTCGTAAAAAAACAGTTAATAGAAAAGAAAGTAATTTCACTACAGGCTACAGCAAAATGATCTCATGGGTCGTTAAGAAAAAACGCTCCAGTTTTGCGGTAGTCACCCTATTCTTTCTGTTTTTTGTAGGATCATTATTACTTATAACGAAAATACCGATGACGATTATGCCCGATATGTTTAATCGTTACGCAGAAATTGCCGTAAGTGTTGAAACAGGGGTATCCGTAGCGGACAAAGAAAAAATAATAACAGAAATGACAGAATCACTCTCAAAAGTGGAAGATGTTGATACGGCCTACATCATGGATGAAGGTAGTATGTTATATACGATTATCAATATGACCAAAGGTGAAGATATCACAAAAGAACAACAGGAAGTAAATGAAGATATTTTTCGTTCTTTACGTGCACTAGAAGATACGACCCCAATTGAAAGTGTTGCCAGTGCCATGACTGGTGGAGGTGGTTCCCCAGTCCAAGTCACAATCCAGGGAGAAAAGTTTGCAGATCTTCAAACCTTAGCCGCAGACTTTCAATCCGAATTAGAAGCGATCACTGGAATCGTAGGAGTGACGACATCAATTGAACGAACATCGATTGAAGAAGTTATTACGTTAAAAGAAGGCCCCATCCAAGAAGCTGGTTTAACCTCCACACAAATCAAACAATTCATCGAACAAGCATTTATCGACATGCCTGTTGGTTCCATTTCAATAGAAAACGAGACCACACCAATAAAAGTACGCTGGAAAGAAAAAACAGATGAAACTTCAGAAGTACTGAATTTAATGATCCCTACCTTAAATGGAGAAAAACTACTTTCTAGCTTTATTGAATTATCAAGTATCGACACACCGAATGAAATTTCACATAAAAATGGTGAACGCTTTATCTCCATCTCTGCTGACATTGAAGATACGGATCTTGGAACTGTGAATCGTAAGGTCCAAAATCTCATTTCCGACTTTGAAACGCCTAGTGGTTACAGCATATCAGTCGCAGGTGACTTGGAGGCTCAACAAGAATTGATCATGGAGATGTTGATGATTTTAGCAATTTCTATCTTCTTGGTGTATCTCGTGATGGCGGTACAATTCAATCATCTTATCCATCCGGTTGTGGTAATGTCGGTGATTCCAATGACGATTGTCGGCGTTATTCTTGGACTCTTTATCACACAACGTGAGCTTAGTGTCATGTCAGGGATGGGCGTAATCATGTTGATTGGAATTGTACTGAACAATGCTATTCTGTTAATTGACCGTACAAACCAACTAAGAAATCAAGGTCTCTCTGTTCAAGATGCACTTGTCGGAGCAGGAAAGGATCGTATTCGTCCTATTTTCATGACGACCTTCACCACAGCAGGTGGTATGGTTCCATTAGCCTTAGCATCAGGGTCCTCCGGTAACTACCAAGCACCGATGGCAACCGTCATTATTTCTGGACTTTTATTTGCCACTTTTATCACCTTGTTGCTCGTTCCTGCTGTTTATCGATTATTTTCAAGCTTAGGTGTTGGGATCAGCCAAGTAGGGCGGAGTAAAAAGAAGGAAAAAAACAGTGAATCTTCAACTCCTAGCGTTCCAGAGGTAATCTAA
- the pepT gene encoding peptidase T codes for MKEEIIQRFSSYVKVDTQSDENNEHCPSTKGQLTLGNMLVEELNSIGMQEVTMDDNGYVMATLPSNSEKTLPTIGFLAHLDTATDFTGHKVNPQIVENYNGQDILLNKELHIVLSQEDFPSLANYMGQTLITTDGTTLLGADNKAGITEIMTAMEYLIQHPEVKHGTIRVAFTPDEEIGRGPHKFDVDQFNADYAYTIDGGPLGELQYESFNAASAKLTIKGRNVHPGSAKNKMMNSTKIGMEFHSLLPIEEAPEHTSGYEGFYHLSSFEGDVEETKLDYIIRDHNKELFHSRKAKMVEITQELNAQYGKETIQLELNDQYYNMKEKIEPVKEIVDVAYQAMKNLNIEPIVEPIRGGTDGSQLSYMGLPTPNIFTGGENFHGRYEFVSVNHMIEAVKVIVEIARLTEATK; via the coding sequence ATGAAAGAAGAAATCATCCAACGCTTTTCCTCATATGTAAAAGTAGATACACAATCAGATGAAAACAATGAACACTGTCCTTCTACAAAAGGCCAGCTAACCCTTGGAAATATGCTTGTTGAAGAATTAAATTCGATCGGTATGCAAGAGGTTACAATGGATGACAATGGTTATGTGATGGCAACCTTGCCATCGAATTCAGAAAAGACCTTGCCTACGATTGGTTTTCTAGCCCATCTTGATACGGCTACTGACTTTACCGGTCACAAGGTTAACCCGCAAATCGTCGAAAACTATAACGGACAAGACATACTCTTAAACAAAGAACTACATATTGTATTATCGCAAGAGGACTTCCCGTCACTAGCAAACTATATGGGTCAAACCTTAATCACAACTGACGGAACGACATTGCTTGGTGCTGATAACAAAGCAGGCATCACTGAAATTATGACCGCGATGGAATACCTCATTCAGCATCCTGAAGTCAAGCACGGAACCATCAGAGTCGCCTTCACACCGGATGAGGAAATTGGCAGAGGTCCCCATAAATTCGACGTAGACCAATTTAACGCAGACTATGCCTACACTATTGATGGCGGTCCACTTGGCGAGCTTCAGTATGAAAGTTTTAACGCTGCTTCCGCTAAGCTAACAATTAAAGGGCGAAATGTCCATCCTGGTTCGGCAAAAAATAAAATGATGAACTCAACTAAAATTGGCATGGAGTTTCATTCACTGTTACCAATAGAAGAAGCACCAGAGCACACATCGGGCTATGAAGGCTTCTATCATCTCTCATCCTTTGAAGGTGATGTCGAAGAAACAAAACTAGACTATATCATTCGAGATCATAATAAAGAGTTGTTCCACTCCAGAAAAGCGAAAATGGTGGAGATCACTCAAGAGTTAAACGCACAATACGGAAAAGAAACGATACAATTGGAACTAAACGACCAGTATTACAATATGAAAGAAAAAATCGAACCCGTTAAAGAAATCGTCGATGTCGCCTATCAAGCCATGAAAAACCTAAATATTGAACCTATTGTCGAACCCATTCGCGGAGGCACCGATGGTTCCCAACTATCGTATATGGGGCTGCCTACTCCTAATATCTTCACAGGTGGAGAAAACTTTCATGGTAGATACGAATTTGTATCCGTTAACCATATGATTGAAGCCGTAAAGGTCATCGTAGAAATTGCACGATTAACCGAAGCAACAAAATAA